From a region of the Neobacillus niacini genome:
- a CDS encoding Maf family protein, giving the protein MQNLILASSSPRRKELLENLRLTFTISSSEVDESFDPTLSPEDVVMDLAERKAQVIFKENPEAFVIGSDTIVVAEGQVLGKPTDDTDAMGMLKMLSGKKHEVYTGVSILSPNGTARFFERTEVWFWELTDEEINFYVQSGEPLDKAGGYGIQQLGSMLVKKINGDYFAVMGLPVARTYRELKGLGYQLS; this is encoded by the coding sequence ATGCAAAACCTCATTTTAGCCTCTTCTTCTCCACGGCGAAAAGAACTTCTAGAAAACCTCCGATTAACATTCACGATCTCAAGCAGTGAAGTAGATGAAAGCTTTGATCCAACGCTTTCTCCAGAGGATGTAGTTATGGATCTTGCCGAGCGAAAAGCACAGGTTATTTTTAAAGAAAATCCAGAAGCGTTTGTTATTGGTTCCGACACGATAGTTGTTGCCGAAGGCCAAGTCTTAGGAAAGCCAACTGACGACACAGACGCAATGGGAATGTTAAAAATGCTTTCTGGCAAAAAACATGAAGTTTATACCGGTGTTTCCATATTGTCTCCAAATGGAACAGCACGTTTTTTTGAAAGAACAGAAGTCTGGTTTTGGGAGTTAACGGACGAGGAAATCAATTTCTATGTACAAAGTGGTGAACCGCTTGATAAAGCAGGTGGATATGGCATTCAGCAGCTTGGAAGTATGCTTGTCAAAAAAATAAATGGAGACTATTTTGCGGTTATGGGTCTGCCCGTCGCAAGAACTTATCGCGAATTGAAGGGGCTAGGCTACCAATTGTCGTGA
- a CDS encoding prepilin-type N-terminal cleavage/methylation domain-containing protein: MLKKIGSRLKEQKGFTLIELLAVIVILGIIAAIAIPAIGNVISKSDDKAKVQEALLIIDAAKMFVADNHPSGATTTLTKDTTTADAAETATLPTNGLTDYLDRVDDSSFSVTVTKTATGYTYAISGHAANEVGEAADIPDSASEDDLLGYN; the protein is encoded by the coding sequence ATGTTAAAAAAAATAGGATCAAGGCTTAAGGAACAAAAAGGTTTCACATTAATCGAATTACTAGCTGTTATTGTTATTTTAGGGATCATTGCTGCAATTGCAATCCCTGCGATCGGGAATGTTATTAGTAAATCAGATGATAAAGCCAAAGTTCAAGAAGCATTATTAATAATTGATGCTGCTAAAATGTTTGTTGCCGACAATCATCCAAGTGGAGCAACAACAACACTTACTAAGGATACAACAACAGCGGATGCTGCTGAAACTGCTACACTTCCAACAAATGGGTTAACTGATTATCTTGATCGTGTTGATGATAGTTCCTTTTCAGTAACTGTGACAAAAACAGCAACAGGTTACACTTACGCAATTTCTGGTCATGCAGCAAACGAAGTAGGTGAAGCAGCTGACATCCCTGACTCTGCTTCAGAAGATGATTTATTAGGATATAATTAG
- a CDS encoding rod shape-determining protein yields MFGIGTRDLGIDLGTANTLVYVKGKGIVLREPSVVAMQTDTKSIVAVGNDAKNMIGRTPGNVVAMRPMKDGVIADFEITAAMMKHHIRQAIKSKSIFSGKPYVMVCVPSGITAVEERAVIDATRQAGAKDAYTIEEPFAAAIGANLPVWEPTGSMVVDIGGGTTEVAIISLGGIVTSISIRVAGDEMDESIVSYIRKNYNLMIGERTAEAIKMEVGSAGDSEGIDNMEIRGRDLLTGLPKTIEITAKEIGVALKDTVYAIVEAVKNTLEKTPPELAADIMDRGIVLTGGGALLRNLDKVISEETNMPVLIAENPLDCVAIGTGKALDHIQLFKNKAKESR; encoded by the coding sequence ATGTTTGGAATTGGGACTAGAGACCTTGGTATTGACTTGGGGACTGCAAATACCCTTGTTTATGTAAAAGGTAAAGGGATTGTATTAAGAGAGCCATCTGTTGTGGCGATGCAGACAGACACGAAATCCATTGTCGCGGTTGGTAATGACGCGAAGAACATGATTGGACGTACACCAGGAAATGTTGTTGCGATGAGACCAATGAAGGATGGAGTTATTGCGGACTTTGAAATTACCGCAGCTATGATGAAACATCATATTCGCCAGGCGATTAAAAGTAAGAGCATTTTCTCCGGTAAGCCTTATGTAATGGTATGTGTTCCATCTGGAATAACCGCTGTTGAGGAAAGAGCTGTTATTGACGCAACACGTCAAGCTGGAGCTAAGGACGCTTATACGATTGAAGAGCCATTTGCGGCTGCAATCGGGGCAAACCTGCCTGTTTGGGAGCCAACTGGCAGTATGGTTGTTGATATCGGCGGTGGTACGACAGAAGTAGCAATTATTTCTTTAGGCGGAATAGTTACAAGTATCTCCATTCGTGTGGCTGGCGATGAAATGGACGAATCAATCGTTTCTTATATCCGAAAAAATTATAATCTTATGATTGGTGAACGTACGGCTGAAGCGATTAAAATGGAAGTTGGTTCTGCTGGTGACTCTGAGGGTATCGATAATATGGAAATTCGCGGACGTGATTTACTGACTGGTTTGCCAAAAACGATTGAAATCACTGCGAAGGAAATTGGTGTGGCATTAAAAGATACAGTCTATGCGATTGTCGAGGCTGTGAAAAATACATTAGAAAAAACACCGCCAGAGCTTGCAGCTGATATTATGGACCGGGGAATTGTTTTAACAGGCGGCGGCGCCTTGCTTCGAAATCTGGACAAGGTGATTAGTGAAGAAACCAACATGCCTGTTCTTATTGCAGAAAACCCGTTAGATTGCGTAGCAATCGGTACAGGAAAAGCCTTAGACCATATTCAACTATTTAAAAACAAAGCTAAAGAGTCTAGATAA
- the mreC gene encoding rod shape-determining protein MreC — translation MPQFFLNKRLIVLLVSIIVLVALIGFSLRERSKLSWPEQFLKDTAGLVQSLVSKPAHLVAGFFENLQDLQNTYEENKELKSRMEKLVSLEAQVQELEKDNKELRDILGEEETLRDFEPLQATVIGRNPDRWHEMIIINKGKTDGIKKNMAVVTAHGLIGKVKTVNQFSSTVQLLSAMDPKNRISAIVQGDTNVFGLVEGYDEEKKALLIKAIPSGVEIKKGQNVITSGLGGVFPQGLQIGKVIEVKPDQYGLNQTALVEPGADFYDLENIIVITRTIAQPSEADMTGEGEEEEDL, via the coding sequence ATGCCACAGTTCTTTTTGAATAAACGATTGATCGTTTTGCTGGTTAGCATAATTGTTCTCGTGGCATTGATTGGGTTTTCGTTAAGGGAGAGAAGTAAACTATCCTGGCCGGAGCAGTTCTTAAAGGATACTGCCGGCTTGGTTCAATCCCTGGTCTCAAAGCCTGCTCATTTGGTTGCAGGTTTTTTTGAGAATCTTCAGGACTTGCAAAATACATATGAAGAGAATAAAGAATTAAAATCACGGATGGAGAAACTTGTTAGCCTTGAAGCACAGGTACAGGAGCTGGAAAAGGACAATAAAGAGCTGCGTGATATTCTCGGTGAAGAAGAGACCCTGAGAGATTTTGAACCTTTACAGGCAACAGTAATAGGTAGAAACCCTGATCGTTGGCATGAAATGATTATTATCAATAAAGGAAAAACAGACGGAATTAAAAAAAATATGGCAGTTGTCACGGCACATGGCTTAATCGGCAAGGTGAAAACCGTCAATCAATTTAGCTCAACCGTTCAACTATTGAGTGCGATGGATCCAAAGAATCGAATCTCTGCTATTGTCCAAGGTGACACAAACGTTTTTGGTCTTGTGGAAGGCTATGATGAAGAGAAAAAAGCATTATTAATAAAAGCGATTCCTTCTGGGGTTGAAATTAAAAAGGGGCAAAATGTCATCACCTCTGGTCTAGGCGGCGTCTTTCCTCAAGGTTTGCAAATTGGTAAAGTAATTGAGGTTAAGCCTGATCAGTATGGATTGAACCAAACTGCGTTAGTTGAACCAGGTGCGGATTTTTACGATTTAGAAAATATCATTGTGATAACCAGAACAATTGCTCAGCCTAGTGAAGCAGATATGACGGGTGAAGGAGAGGAGGAGGAGGATTTGTGA
- a CDS encoding type II secretion system protein: MKKTSYLNEKGFSLVEVLAVIAILGFIASIGLISISNVIAKSKDKTFVNNALTIIHAADLYLHDEKVADKDSLTQITYEDLYNFNYINEFYDPYTGEVLAPSDETYVEVTDGKITKVFLSGENRNLYSEIDNISVDLISMK; encoded by the coding sequence ATGAAAAAGACAAGTTATCTTAATGAAAAAGGATTTTCACTTGTAGAAGTGCTAGCGGTAATTGCCATCCTAGGCTTTATTGCATCAATTGGGCTTATTTCGATCTCAAATGTAATAGCTAAATCAAAGGATAAGACCTTTGTTAATAATGCATTAACAATTATACATGCAGCTGATTTATATCTTCACGATGAAAAAGTAGCAGATAAAGATAGTCTCACTCAAATTACTTATGAGGATTTATATAATTTTAATTATATAAATGAATTCTATGATCCTTATACAGGTGAGGTATTAGCGCCATCGGATGAAACTTATGTTGAAGTAACAGACGGAAAAATTACCAAAGTTTTTTTAAGTGGAGAGAACCGGAACCTCTACTCTGAGATTGATAATATATCAGTAGACCTAATAAGTATGAAATAA
- the mreD gene encoding rod shape-determining protein MreD — MKKFLLPLLFLFLFLLESLFAQYAPPEVFGRNYILAPHFLFGGILFLAIYAGKKYGIIYAAIFGLLFDIVWIEIIGIYLFLFPFITYLISKIMHVLQTNIIVAFFVSLVGIALLELGVYEMNFLIHITTLDFMSFLEMRFYPSLILNAAFLLIAAYPLKRHFESFAESLRDE; from the coding sequence GTGAAGAAATTCCTGCTTCCTCTTTTGTTTCTATTCCTTTTCTTATTAGAGAGCCTGTTTGCTCAATATGCCCCTCCAGAAGTTTTTGGCCGCAACTATATTTTGGCGCCTCATTTTCTGTTCGGAGGTATCTTGTTCCTTGCCATCTATGCAGGCAAAAAATACGGAATCATTTATGCGGCTATTTTTGGACTACTATTTGATATCGTTTGGATTGAAATTATTGGCATTTACCTGTTTCTTTTTCCATTCATTACGTACCTTATTTCGAAAATCATGCACGTCCTTCAGACAAATATCATTGTTGCATTTTTTGTGTCTCTAGTGGGGATTGCCTTGCTGGAATTGGGTGTCTATGAAATGAACTTTTTAATCCATATCACCACACTTGATTTTATGAGTTTTCTTGAAATGCGTTTTTATCCTTCACTCATTTTAAATGCCGCTTTCCTTTTGATTGCTGCGTATCCTTTAAAGCGTCATTTTGAAAGTTTTGCAGAAAGCTTACGAGATGAATAA
- a CDS encoding SPOR domain-containing protein has translation MDKPNRGNTIKIKLNGESQTFTEEPIKKEQESCKDSFTKVINIDEDFNDQDVFLETAAAKESVDESFDWIIPESAGNHIQEYKVVSSQNQKKGGKKKTANFTTFSMKRNGGVLKSIIVTAVFAILIGTSFGVLMLKLVISENSKPAVTEPVDVGKGSDKGSEATGGTSSAIVLGTQNVFIVQGGAFTTKDAATSAASQAKGKGLPAQTLSISEKEYLFLGVADSIETAKALGAQYKANGFEDVFSKQLPIAEKNVSDINETEKSFLEAASDIYQQLSKITSNAIVSGSISSEGSKEVAGIGDQLSQSADKLKNEKVKNLNKELSSALAGVESFQEKKSKDSLVEAQQHLLNYLSIYYSL, from the coding sequence GTGGATAAGCCGAATCGTGGCAATACCATCAAAATAAAGCTAAATGGAGAAAGCCAGACTTTCACTGAAGAGCCCATTAAGAAGGAACAAGAATCTTGCAAAGATTCTTTTACTAAAGTGATAAACATCGACGAAGATTTCAATGATCAGGATGTTTTTCTAGAGACTGCTGCTGCAAAGGAATCGGTCGATGAAAGTTTTGACTGGATTATTCCTGAATCCGCAGGAAACCACATTCAGGAATACAAAGTTGTCAGCAGTCAAAACCAGAAAAAAGGCGGTAAAAAGAAAACTGCTAATTTCACAACCTTTTCGATGAAGCGAAATGGTGGCGTGCTAAAATCTATTATTGTAACTGCCGTTTTTGCTATCTTAATTGGGACTAGCTTTGGGGTCCTTATGCTTAAGTTAGTCATTAGTGAAAACAGTAAACCAGCAGTAACTGAGCCAGTGGACGTAGGTAAAGGGTCTGACAAAGGTTCAGAAGCAACAGGTGGAACGAGTAGTGCGATTGTCCTTGGAACACAAAATGTGTTTATCGTTCAGGGCGGAGCTTTTACTACAAAAGACGCAGCAACAAGTGCAGCAAGCCAAGCAAAAGGCAAAGGGTTGCCAGCACAAACTTTATCAATAAGTGAAAAAGAATATTTGTTTTTAGGTGTGGCTGATTCAATTGAAACAGCGAAGGCGTTAGGGGCACAATATAAAGCTAATGGATTTGAGGATGTATTTTCAAAACAACTCCCGATTGCTGAAAAGAATGTGTCAGATATAAATGAAACCGAGAAAAGCTTTCTCGAAGCTGCTTCAGATATTTACCAACAACTATCAAAGATCACTTCCAACGCGATTGTTTCTGGAAGTATTTCATCAGAAGGTAGTAAAGAAGTTGCAGGGATTGGTGATCAACTGAGTCAATCTGCAGACAAGCTGAAAAATGAAAAAGTAAAAAATCTTAACAAGGAATTATCGAGTGCGTTGGCGGGTGTAGAATCATTTCAAGAAAAGAAGAGTAAAGATAGTTTGGTTGAAGCACAACAGCATTTATTAAATTATCTAAGTATCTATTATTCATTGTAG
- a CDS encoding type II secretion system F family protein gives MARFKYSGRDKRGKKEGTITATSRREAMAKLKEDGIRVIEMTDVPETLMTMELTIGNPVKLQHFVIYLRQFATLIKAGVTVVEATEILSVQTESKALKKALIAVEQDLREGNPYSESVAKHKKIFNSMFINMVKAGEVAGNMDETLEKLADDFEKQHDTVAKVKSALTYPAVIGILAIGAVIFLLVGVVPTFVTMFEDLGAELPGITKFVLNASGFMQSFWWLIFLVILAFVISIIYMKKNKKTRYYLDYLLLRMPIFGNMLQKAALARMMRTLSSLFSSSVPILQAMSIVEKVVENEVIARVIRESRNSLEKGRSMTEPMMNHWAFPPLVTQMISIGESTGALDSMLTKIAEFYEKEVEQGTDRLKSLIEPIMIVFLAGVVGVIVLSIMMPMFSMFDQMS, from the coding sequence ATGGCTAGATTCAAATATTCAGGACGTGACAAACGAGGGAAAAAAGAGGGTACAATAACCGCTACTTCCAGAAGAGAGGCAATGGCTAAACTAAAGGAAGATGGCATCCGAGTCATTGAAATGACAGATGTACCTGAAACCCTAATGACTATGGAGTTAACAATTGGAAACCCGGTAAAGCTGCAGCATTTTGTTATCTATTTAAGGCAGTTTGCTACCTTAATAAAAGCTGGAGTAACAGTAGTTGAAGCAACAGAGATTCTATCAGTTCAGACAGAGAGTAAAGCCCTGAAAAAGGCATTAATTGCAGTGGAACAGGATTTACGTGAAGGAAATCCGTATTCAGAGTCAGTTGCGAAACATAAAAAGATTTTTAACTCGATGTTTATTAACATGGTCAAAGCTGGCGAAGTTGCGGGGAACATGGATGAAACATTAGAGAAACTAGCGGATGATTTTGAAAAGCAGCATGATACTGTAGCTAAAGTGAAGTCTGCTTTGACCTACCCAGCTGTAATTGGGATTCTAGCAATTGGAGCAGTTATCTTTTTATTAGTTGGTGTGGTTCCTACTTTCGTAACAATGTTTGAAGATTTGGGCGCTGAGTTGCCAGGAATAACGAAATTTGTATTAAATGCTAGCGGATTTATGCAATCATTTTGGTGGCTTATTTTCCTAGTAATTTTAGCTTTTGTAATTTCAATTATATATATGAAGAAAAATAAAAAAACTAGGTATTATCTAGATTACCTTCTTTTAAGAATGCCTATCTTTGGTAACATGTTGCAAAAAGCAGCTCTAGCTCGAATGATGCGAACCCTTAGTTCTCTATTCTCAAGTTCAGTCCCAATTTTGCAAGCAATGTCGATTGTTGAAAAGGTTGTAGAAAATGAGGTGATTGCTAGAGTGATTCGAGAATCTCGCAATTCTCTTGAGAAAGGTCGCTCGATGACAGAACCAATGATGAATCACTGGGCTTTCCCGCCACTGGTGACGCAAATGATATCTATTGGTGAAAGTACTGGTGCACTAGATTCGATGCTAACTAAAATTGCTGAGTTCTATGAAAAAGAAGTTGAACAAGGAACAGATCGGCTAAAATCCTTAATTGAACCAATTATGATTGTTTTTCTAGCTGGGGTAGTGGGGGTAATTGTCCTTTCAATTATGATGCCAATGTTCTCAATGTTTGACCAAATGAGCTAA
- the pilM gene encoding type IV pilus biogenesis protein PilM, with product MAFSLFSSKNRIVNLVVNDHSVRFVELKQANPPAAQKWCERFLPPGVITEGKITDIDSLANILEECIDEWKIKGRQVRFLVPDPLVIIRKVSIPADIQDDEIKGYLYLELGSSIHLPFEEPVFDYFPLANKGKTKDLLLFAAPEQYVMEYAELFSSLKLNPIAADISPLALYRLFHQIGQAGENEVLFTVQFDLTSVNLCIFEETVPLVMRQFPLPFDMDKWDIKQDIAGSMIFKYTGDTEELVLQFEDILNQINKLVDFYRYTLSNEKKDITKFLLNGDHPMLEAIFDEMNERFEIPVERIEQEGIENGKTGSVPANLLLSLGLALKEVK from the coding sequence ATGGCATTTTCCCTCTTTTCATCAAAAAATCGAATAGTTAACCTAGTAGTAAATGACCATTCGGTTCGTTTTGTTGAATTAAAACAAGCGAACCCCCCTGCTGCACAAAAATGGTGCGAACGCTTCCTTCCCCCGGGAGTTATTACCGAAGGGAAGATTACTGATATTGATTCGCTGGCAAATATACTGGAAGAGTGTATTGATGAATGGAAAATTAAAGGTCGTCAAGTTCGTTTTCTTGTTCCTGACCCGCTGGTGATTATCCGTAAAGTCTCTATACCTGCTGATATTCAGGATGATGAAATCAAGGGATATTTATATTTGGAACTTGGTTCTAGTATACATTTACCATTTGAAGAACCAGTCTTTGATTATTTTCCACTCGCTAATAAAGGGAAGACAAAGGATTTGCTTTTGTTTGCGGCCCCTGAACAATATGTAATGGAATATGCAGAATTATTCTCTAGTCTGAAGCTAAACCCAATTGCAGCAGATATTTCGCCGCTGGCATTGTATCGTTTATTCCATCAAATCGGACAAGCTGGGGAAAATGAGGTTTTGTTTACGGTACAGTTTGACTTAACAAGTGTTAATTTATGCATTTTTGAAGAGACTGTACCTCTTGTGATGAGACAGTTCCCGCTTCCTTTTGATATGGATAAATGGGATATCAAACAAGATATTGCAGGCTCGATGATATTTAAATACACGGGCGATACAGAGGAATTAGTTCTCCAGTTCGAAGATATATTAAATCAAATTAACAAGTTAGTAGATTTTTATCGTTATACACTTTCAAATGAAAAAAAGGATATCACGAAGTTCCTTTTAAACGGTGATCATCCAATGCTAGAAGCGATCTTTGACGAAATGAACGAAAGATTTGAGATACCTGTTGAGAGGATTGAACAGGAAGGAATTGAAAATGGTAAAACAGGAAGCGTACCGGCTAATCTATTATTATCTTTAGGTCTCGCTTTAAAAGAGGTGAAATGA
- a CDS encoding PilN domain-containing protein, which produces MLVEINLLPQKEPRKKSFFIIVTAMAVIFLSLGTYYFLQIQTTKSDIANLDSQIKMTKDLAAIEEKNANKSESELSITLLKSAVEWANSYPIETIPVMQHLTGLLPERGFIQTFAYTEAGTVTISVQFDSAREAAYFLDNLNESEWIDDANLSSLTAKEQEENKEAVPSTATQGTNNQQTSTNVNNQSIVVTTDPNNPNSIIITPVDPNTTDAQDTTATAQQQPVDVLPRYIGQFEIKFNKETIKKLLNKGSEDEEGVTQS; this is translated from the coding sequence ATGTTAGTAGAAATTAACCTGCTTCCCCAAAAAGAACCAAGGAAAAAAAGCTTTTTTATTATAGTAACTGCAATGGCAGTTATTTTTCTATCCCTAGGAACGTATTATTTCTTGCAAATTCAGACGACTAAAAGTGATATTGCCAATCTCGATAGTCAAATCAAAATGACAAAAGATTTAGCGGCGATAGAGGAAAAGAATGCAAATAAGAGTGAATCTGAATTATCTATTACACTTTTAAAAAGTGCCGTTGAATGGGCTAATAGCTATCCAATAGAGACCATACCTGTTATGCAGCATTTGACAGGTTTATTGCCAGAACGTGGTTTTATCCAAACCTTTGCTTATACAGAGGCTGGTACAGTCACTATTTCCGTTCAATTTGATAGCGCAAGAGAGGCTGCTTATTTCTTAGATAATTTAAATGAATCAGAATGGATTGATGATGCTAATCTAAGCTCCTTGACTGCCAAGGAGCAAGAAGAAAACAAAGAAGCCGTACCTTCAACAGCCACTCAGGGTACTAACAATCAACAAACTAGTACGAACGTAAATAACCAATCAATTGTGGTCACAACCGACCCAAATAATCCAAATAGTATCATAATCACTCCAGTAGATCCGAATACAACCGATGCACAGGATACAACAGCTACAGCTCAACAACAACCAGTGGATGTATTACCAAGGTATATTGGTCAATTTGAAATTAAGTTTAATAAAGAAACGATTAAGAAGCTGCTTAATAAAGGGAGCGAAGATGAGGAAGGAGTGACACAATCATGA
- the radC gene encoding RadC family protein → MSTNSLMIRDFPQDERPRERFIQNGPASLSNHELIAILLRTGTKDESVLQLSNRLLTNFEGLRLLKDATLEEMTEIKGIGQAKAIQILAAVEIGRRIANLNYTDRYVIRSPEDGANYVMNDMRFLSQEHFVCLYLNTKNQVIHKQTIFIGSLNASIVHPREVFREALKRSAASIICLHNHPSGDPSPSREDIEVTKRLVECGKMIGIDVLDHLIIGENKFVSLKEKGYL, encoded by the coding sequence ATGTCAACCAATTCATTAATGATTCGTGATTTTCCTCAAGATGAAAGACCAAGAGAGCGATTTATTCAAAATGGTCCAGCCAGTTTATCAAACCATGAATTAATTGCGATCTTACTAAGAACCGGCACGAAGGATGAAAGTGTTCTTCAATTATCGAACCGGCTGCTTACCAATTTTGAAGGCTTACGGCTTTTAAAGGATGCCACCTTAGAAGAAATGACTGAAATCAAGGGGATTGGTCAGGCGAAGGCGATCCAAATTCTCGCTGCAGTCGAAATTGGCAGGAGGATAGCGAACTTAAACTATACGGACCGCTATGTGATTCGCTCCCCTGAAGATGGTGCTAACTATGTGATGAACGACATGCGCTTTTTATCACAAGAGCATTTTGTTTGTTTATATCTTAACACCAAGAATCAAGTGATCCATAAACAAACCATCTTTATCGGAAGCTTAAACGCTAGCATCGTACATCCTAGGGAGGTATTTCGCGAGGCTTTGAAACGTTCCGCTGCTTCTATCATTTGTCTCCACAATCATCCTTCAGGAGACCCCTCCCCAAGCCGTGAGGATATTGAGGTAACAAAGAGGCTCGTAGAGTGCGGGAAAATGATAGGGATCGATGTTCTCGATCACCTCATTATTGGCGAAAACAAATTTGTCAGCCTCAAGGAAAAAGGATATTTATAA
- a CDS encoding prepilin peptidase, whose translation MMIITSILFIYGLIFGSFFNVVGLRVPEKQSIVTPRSACPNCGHRLKPYELIPVISYLLQKGKCRGCQSRISPIYPFFELLTGVLFATAPLVIGWSGELVVALTLISMFIIIVVSDIHYMIIPDKILIWFAGIFLLERIVWPLSPWWDSLIGAVTGFVLLLIVALVSKGGMGMGDVKLYALLGFVLGFKLVLLSFFFSTLFGAVIGGLLLIFKIVKRKQPIPFGPFIAAGTLTAYYWGSELIDLYFQFLNTAF comes from the coding sequence ATGATGATAATTACTAGTATACTATTCATCTACGGTCTAATATTTGGTTCCTTTTTCAATGTAGTTGGCCTAAGAGTACCAGAAAAACAGTCAATTGTCACCCCACGCTCTGCTTGTCCAAATTGTGGGCATCGATTAAAACCATATGAACTTATTCCAGTAATTTCATATCTTCTTCAAAAAGGGAAATGCCGCGGCTGTCAGTCGCGGATTTCTCCTATCTATCCGTTTTTTGAATTACTAACAGGCGTTTTGTTTGCAACAGCACCACTTGTGATTGGATGGTCCGGGGAATTAGTGGTTGCCCTTACCCTAATTTCAATGTTTATCATAATTGTGGTTTCTGATATTCACTATATGATCATCCCTGATAAGATCTTAATCTGGTTTGCAGGGATTTTTTTATTGGAACGAATTGTTTGGCCGCTCTCCCCGTGGTGGGACAGCCTGATTGGGGCTGTAACTGGTTTTGTGCTCTTGCTCATCGTTGCGCTTGTTAGTAAAGGCGGCATGGGAATGGGAGACGTTAAATTATATGCATTGCTGGGTTTCGTCTTAGGTTTTAAACTAGTACTTTTATCCTTCTTTTTTTCTACTTTATTTGGAGCCGTCATTGGCGGTTTGTTGCTTATTTTTAAGATTGTTAAAAGAAAGCAGCCGATTCCGTTCGGTCCATTTATTGCAGCCGGGACATTGACGGCTTATTATTGGGGTTCGGAACTCATCGATTTGTACTTTCAGTTTCTTAATACAGCTTTTTAA
- the minC gene encoding septum site-determining protein MinC, which yields MKKRQNVTIKGTKDGIVLHLDDSCSYEDLKKELDDKLSANQTTEGERHLTPVKVDVGNRYLSDAQREEIKNLIRQKKNLVVDDIESNVVTRAEVDKLRAENEVVTVSRIIRSGQVLEVPGDLLLIGDVNPGGTVVAGGNIFIMGTLKGIAHAGVFGNDQAVISASSMQPSQLRISDCINRAPDNAQKTEKREMECAYIDDNHQIIVDRLQVLINLRPNLNRFEGGH from the coding sequence ATGAAAAAGCGACAAAATGTTACGATAAAAGGTACGAAGGATGGAATTGTCCTTCATCTTGATGATAGCTGTTCCTATGAGGACTTAAAAAAAGAGCTCGATGATAAACTTTCAGCAAATCAAACAACTGAAGGTGAGCGTCATTTAACTCCTGTTAAAGTTGATGTTGGCAACAGGTACTTGAGTGATGCTCAACGTGAAGAAATAAAAAATCTTATTCGCCAAAAAAAGAATTTAGTGGTCGATGATATTGAATCGAATGTGGTCACAAGAGCAGAAGTGGACAAGCTAAGAGCGGAAAATGAAGTTGTTACCGTATCGCGTATTATTCGCTCTGGACAGGTGTTAGAAGTTCCTGGGGATTTATTGCTCATTGGGGATGTGAATCCAGGTGGGACGGTAGTAGCAGGCGGTAATATTTTTATCATGGGTACATTAAAAGGGATAGCGCATGCTGGCGTATTCGGAAATGATCAAGCGGTTATTTCAGCATCAAGTATGCAGCCTTCCCAACTAAGGATTAGTGACTGTATCAACCGTGCCCCTGATAACGCTCAAAAAACAGAAAAGCGTGAGATGGAATGTGCGTACATCGACGATAACCATCAAATCATCGTAGATAGATTGCAAGTTTTAATAAATTTAAGGCCTAATTTAAATAGATTCGAAGGGGGACATTAA